A genomic region of Parachlamydia acanthamoebae contains the following coding sequences:
- a CDS encoding host attachment protein, which translates to MPTNHSTTWVVVADKCQAKIFRLVKFPKIKEIDYLEHPESGARNQDLISTKPGRNFQSGGVTRHAYQQETDPKQLEAMKFATEVAKYLSLAKQKEEFSRLYIFAEPSFLGLLRQHLTPEIQKTIVSESTKCLTSCDTESIEKHLLEV; encoded by the coding sequence ATGCCAACAAATCATTCCACCACATGGGTTGTCGTTGCTGATAAATGCCAAGCAAAAATTTTTCGCCTTGTAAAATTTCCTAAAATAAAAGAAATCGATTATTTAGAACACCCTGAAAGTGGAGCACGCAATCAGGATTTGATCTCGACAAAACCTGGGCGCAATTTTCAAAGCGGAGGAGTCACTCGACATGCCTACCAACAAGAAACAGATCCAAAGCAATTGGAAGCCATGAAATTTGCGACTGAAGTCGCTAAATACTTATCCCTTGCAAAACAAAAAGAAGAATTCAGCCGACTCTATATATTTGCTGAACCATCTTTTCTAGGTTTACTCCGTCAACACCTCACCCCAGAAATTCAAAAAACGATTGTCTCAGAATCGACAAAATGCCTCACTTCTTGTGACACCGAATCTATCGAAAAACACCTTCTTGAGGTTTAA
- a CDS encoding ABC transporter ATP-binding protein, whose protein sequence is MNKKDFVFCLKNVAFSYKLGSHLVDALRDISFDIPSQSLVTLSGPSGSGKSTLLNILGFIEPLQKGNIYFQNEDISQMNESRKNHIRKFKIGFIFQQFHLIPVLTAEENVSYFLHRQGLLSNDVKKRTQESLEAVSLWDHRKKRPSELSGGQRQRVAIARAIAKNPEVIIGDEPTASLDQATSREIMDIFQFLAEEKKVSVLLTTHDSMVQSYSDYNFLIKDGILSEILTRRAL, encoded by the coding sequence ATGAATAAGAAAGATTTTGTTTTTTGTCTAAAAAATGTGGCTTTTTCCTACAAACTAGGATCTCACTTAGTTGATGCTCTTCGTGATATTTCCTTTGATATTCCAAGCCAATCACTCGTGACTCTTTCTGGTCCATCCGGCTCTGGAAAATCAACACTATTAAATATTCTCGGATTTATTGAACCTCTACAAAAGGGGAACATCTATTTCCAAAATGAAGACATTTCTCAAATGAATGAATCACGGAAAAATCATATTCGGAAATTCAAAATTGGATTCATTTTTCAACAATTTCATTTAATTCCTGTTTTAACAGCAGAGGAGAATGTCTCGTATTTTTTGCATAGACAAGGTCTGCTTAGCAACGACGTCAAAAAGAGAACGCAAGAGTCTTTGGAAGCTGTATCCCTGTGGGACCATCGTAAAAAAAGACCATCTGAATTAAGTGGAGGACAGAGGCAAAGGGTTGCCATTGCCAGAGCGATCGCAAAAAATCCAGAAGTCATTATCGGAGATGAACCCACTGCAAGCCTAGACCAAGCAACAAGCCGCGAAATTATGGACATTTTCCAATTTTTAGCTGAGGAAAAAAAGGTATCCGTTCTTTTAACCACTCACGACAGCATGGTTCAATCTTATTCAGATTATAATTTTTTGATTAAGGACGGAATTTTATCAGAAATATTAACTAGAAGAGCGCTATGA
- a CDS encoding DUF2490 domain-containing protein, with protein sequence MTHHFSFAIGIVKFIFFILFFLSLQANEFDAEYWQYFTLKNFEKGPYRLYSSGEFRMDRDASTLYHYRITENFAYKATSWLDLEAHYSFIRTKPIETRMFHHTHRLELEINPSLQLNDRVVIKWRNRLQIQKRQNNPRIEYIFRHRIMLVFPLENWGKLTEIKCYDELFYHCHSHHFTQNRFFPIEMTFKFKKTYLNIFIMLRRFANQATRTRLSSVCLGSEVGF encoded by the coding sequence ATGACACACCATTTTTCCTTTGCGATAGGAATCGTCAAATTTATTTTTTTTATTCTTTTTTTCCTTTCTTTACAGGCTAACGAATTTGACGCTGAGTATTGGCAATACTTTACTTTGAAAAATTTTGAAAAAGGACCCTACAGGCTGTATTCGTCTGGTGAATTCAGGATGGATCGCGACGCTTCAACACTCTATCACTATCGCATCACAGAAAATTTCGCTTACAAAGCGACTTCATGGCTTGATTTGGAAGCTCATTACAGTTTTATTCGCACTAAACCGATCGAAACAAGAATGTTTCATCATACGCATCGCTTAGAGCTGGAAATCAATCCATCCCTCCAGCTAAATGATCGCGTAGTTATCAAATGGCGTAACCGTCTCCAAATCCAAAAAAGGCAAAATAACCCCCGCATTGAATACATCTTTAGACATCGCATCATGTTAGTTTTTCCTCTTGAAAATTGGGGAAAATTAACTGAAATCAAATGCTATGATGAGCTTTTTTATCATTGCCATTCTCACCATTTTACTCAAAATCGTTTTTTCCCCATCGAAATGACTTTTAAGTTTAAAAAAACATATCTGAATATTTTTATTATGCTGCGACGATTTGCTAACCAAGCCACTCGAACACGTCTTAGTAGCGTGTGTCTTGGTTCCGAAGTCGGTTTCTAA
- a CDS encoding Hsp20/alpha crystallin family protein has protein sequence MARDLLPDLISDRPFTQLANLWPNLFAGNVLSDDFSIKGVRIYEENNQLHVEVPVPGLSLDDIEVSLNKGVLWIKGELKEEEKDKKRNFYRFSKRSYSSSIPLPAQIDEKQEPQAVYEDGILKVSLQLAKHAETKKIKVKSGNKKK, from the coding sequence ATGGCTCGAGATTTATTACCCGATCTTATTTCTGATAGACCGTTTACACAGCTCGCAAACTTATGGCCGAATCTTTTTGCTGGTAATGTGCTATCCGACGATTTTTCTATAAAAGGTGTGCGTATCTATGAAGAGAATAATCAGCTTCATGTAGAAGTGCCTGTTCCAGGACTTAGTTTAGACGATATTGAGGTTAGCTTAAATAAAGGGGTTCTTTGGATAAAAGGAGAATTAAAAGAAGAAGAAAAAGACAAAAAAAGAAATTTTTATCGTTTTTCTAAAAGAAGCTATTCCTCCTCTATTCCATTGCCTGCTCAAATTGATGAAAAGCAAGAGCCACAAGCTGTTTACGAAGATGGAATTTTAAAAGTTTCTCTTCAATTAGCCAAACATGCTGAAACAAAAAAAATTAAGGTTAAGTCAGGGAATAAGAAAAAGTAA
- a CDS encoding ABC transporter permease — MIFLSFMNLFRNYRRTLAILLTIALGTGVLFSFKGFIHGVLNQYKENTIHAHYGHGQINERDYRETVYVDPWNHWMSNGEEIEAFLSTQKSVEHVFPRVNFPALLKKGNVGVSGYGHGIVAEEEAEFFYSLNVESGETLVHQEKGILLGKGLAKALDVSPGEEISLFVTSTDGTMSEKTFIVTGIFHTGSLDFDNRIFRIQLSQAQALLKTSRVELISVGLRSDSDWDAFSQALEAKFPNLETTSFAILDKVYYQHSVDWLHAQFHVIQMIILSIVLLGIFNSISSSILERKQEIGNFRANGESIADIIRLIILEGAYLGVIGSCLGICVAYVILKVFLDNGILMPPGPGLTRPFYISFEFEWSMVYVTLGLSSAAAIIASTFAGIRVARMTIAKALRAF; from the coding sequence ATGATTTTTCTTTCTTTCATGAATCTATTTCGCAATTATCGAAGAACGCTGGCAATACTACTTACAATTGCATTAGGAACCGGTGTTTTATTTTCCTTCAAAGGATTTATTCACGGTGTATTGAATCAATATAAGGAAAATACGATTCATGCCCATTATGGACATGGTCAAATTAATGAAAGAGATTACCGCGAAACTGTTTATGTGGATCCATGGAATCATTGGATGAGCAATGGTGAGGAAATTGAAGCTTTTTTATCTACGCAAAAATCAGTTGAGCATGTTTTCCCACGCGTAAACTTTCCAGCGTTATTGAAAAAAGGAAACGTGGGGGTAAGTGGATATGGGCATGGAATTGTGGCCGAAGAAGAGGCGGAATTCTTTTATAGCCTGAACGTGGAATCTGGAGAAACACTTGTCCACCAAGAAAAAGGGATTCTTTTAGGAAAGGGATTAGCAAAAGCTTTGGATGTATCTCCAGGAGAAGAGATCTCTTTATTTGTGACATCCACAGATGGAACAATGAGTGAAAAAACATTTATTGTAACAGGAATTTTTCATACTGGTTCTCTCGATTTTGATAATCGCATCTTTCGGATTCAATTATCTCAAGCACAGGCCTTATTAAAGACTTCCAGAGTCGAATTAATCTCTGTGGGATTGCGAAGTGATTCGGATTGGGATGCCTTTTCACAAGCATTAGAAGCAAAATTTCCGAATCTTGAAACAACCTCTTTTGCAATTTTGGACAAAGTTTACTATCAACATTCTGTTGATTGGCTCCATGCACAATTTCATGTTATCCAAATGATTATTCTATCGATTGTTTTATTAGGAATTTTTAATTCTATTTCATCCTCTATATTAGAAAGAAAGCAAGAGATTGGGAATTTTCGCGCTAATGGAGAATCGATTGCAGATATCATACGTTTAATTATTCTAGAAGGCGCATATCTCGGAGTGATAGGAAGTTGCTTAGGAATATGTGTGGCTTATGTCATCCTAAAAGTCTTTCTTGACAACGGGATTTTAATGCCCCCAGGTCCAGGTTTGACACGTCCTTTTTACATTTCTTTTGAATTCGAATGGTCCATGGTGTACGTAACGCTTGGGCTCAGTTCTGCAGCAGCTATCATTGCATCCACTTTTGCTGGTATTCGTGTCGCGAGAATGACAATTGCAAAAGCTCTCAGGGCTTTTTAG
- a CDS encoding phosphoribosyltransferase, whose amino-acid sequence MNHFKDRHDAGRQLAELLEKYKDKDVIVYALPRGGVVIAEEIAKFLHASLDLIFAHKIGHPYQEEYAIAAISEHGLIVEASDELRFVDKKWFEKEKERQVLEMKRRRALYLKNIPKKSAKDKIAIIVDDGIATGLTMQAGIKELKSNQPKKIIAAVPVSPKSTAQLLASMVDEFVAIEIPPDGQFLGAVGAYYDEFYQVEDQEVIDILSQNS is encoded by the coding sequence ATGAACCACTTTAAAGATCGGCACGATGCGGGGAGACAGCTTGCAGAACTTTTAGAAAAATATAAAGACAAAGATGTCATTGTTTATGCCCTGCCACGTGGAGGGGTTGTCATAGCTGAAGAAATCGCTAAATTTTTACATGCTTCCCTCGATTTAATTTTTGCTCACAAAATAGGTCATCCTTATCAAGAAGAATATGCAATTGCAGCGATCTCCGAACATGGACTAATCGTCGAAGCATCTGATGAACTTCGATTTGTCGATAAAAAATGGTTCGAAAAAGAAAAAGAACGACAAGTACTTGAAATGAAAAGAAGACGTGCCCTGTATTTGAAGAACATCCCAAAAAAATCCGCAAAAGATAAAATTGCCATTATTGTGGATGATGGCATTGCAACAGGTCTCACCATGCAAGCAGGGATTAAGGAATTAAAATCCAATCAACCAAAAAAAATTATCGCAGCCGTCCCTGTAAGCCCCAAAAGCACCGCACAATTATTGGCCAGTATGGTTGATGAATTTGTGGCCATTGAAATCCCCCCAGATGGGCAATTTTTGGGAGCCGTAGGAGCTTATTATGATGAATTTTACCAGGTAGAAGACCAGGAAGTTATCGATATTTTATCTCAAAATTCTTAA
- a CDS encoding glycosyltransferase — translation MLQLPITAFTTAGFYFSMFLFLASAFLLLAVYYFRWKSNLVSGIIWSITLLGIACATWTMIHELLPVMATLCVSVLLVLCFYRLISTISLFGVFFLVSMILPAFYGIVWLSELVMASFHYFEHWLSAAIFITLMGSLGCLMIFNTVMLSWITLVRYSDLYFRFPRLKRGLTIADQSKKNSPFVSIHIPCFNEPPELVIETLNAISRFNYPHFEVIVLDNNTKDPTVWAPVEAHCLQLGERFRFYHIDKLAGAKAGALNACLKCTASQAELIAVFDADYVAKEDFLSRLVGFFDDPKIGFVQSCQDYRDWDHSHYQAACYYEYETHFKLELPGQNEWDVTYTIGTMCLIRRTALDEVGGWAEWCLTEDSEVAVRIHALGFAGYYLKETFGYGLIPETFESYKLQRFRWSAGPVQQIQKHWRLYLPWAKNGLSLAQKFGEIFHSLSIFFSESLSFLINIPILCICLWFAIVKQQSFILPKAVLWAIPIVFIKNILSNWLSIRLLGGSWKEYLLSALAARSLIFTRNVAFYKAWMSSQLTWIRTDKFKAKTSLWRAFLSCKQEIISAIIYAVIAVILIPFISFWPADIIFLIWLGIVNQIISFLCAPVMAFLSEKSIETSHIK, via the coding sequence ATGCTTCAGTTGCCAATAACAGCTTTTACAACGGCCGGCTTTTATTTTTCTATGTTTCTATTTTTGGCCTCAGCTTTTTTGCTTTTGGCCGTTTATTATTTTCGATGGAAGTCAAATTTAGTCTCCGGGATTATTTGGTCAATCACGCTTCTAGGAATTGCATGTGCAACTTGGACAATGATACATGAACTTTTGCCTGTGATGGCGACTTTATGCGTCAGTGTGTTGCTTGTTCTATGTTTTTATAGATTGATTTCGACGATCTCATTATTTGGTGTCTTTTTTTTAGTGAGCATGATCTTACCCGCCTTTTATGGAATTGTTTGGCTGAGTGAACTTGTAATGGCCTCATTCCATTATTTTGAGCATTGGCTAAGTGCTGCTATTTTCATTACTTTAATGGGGTCGCTCGGCTGTTTGATGATATTCAACACGGTGATGCTGAGTTGGATTACACTAGTCAGGTATTCAGATTTATATTTTCGTTTTCCTAGATTGAAAAGGGGACTGACAATCGCAGATCAATCAAAAAAAAATTCCCCCTTTGTCTCGATTCACATTCCTTGTTTCAATGAACCCCCAGAACTTGTTATCGAAACACTTAATGCTATTTCCCGATTTAACTATCCCCATTTTGAAGTGATCGTATTAGATAACAATACCAAAGATCCAACGGTCTGGGCTCCTGTTGAAGCACATTGTTTGCAGCTTGGCGAGCGTTTCCGCTTTTATCACATCGACAAGCTAGCAGGGGCTAAAGCTGGAGCACTTAATGCCTGTCTAAAATGCACTGCTTCACAAGCTGAATTGATTGCGGTTTTTGATGCAGACTATGTGGCTAAGGAAGATTTTTTAAGCCGTCTTGTGGGCTTTTTTGACGATCCAAAAATTGGCTTTGTACAATCTTGTCAGGATTATAGAGATTGGGACCATAGTCATTATCAAGCGGCATGTTATTATGAATATGAAACCCATTTCAAATTGGAGCTGCCAGGCCAAAATGAATGGGATGTGACCTACACGATTGGGACTATGTGTTTAATTCGTCGAACTGCACTAGATGAAGTTGGAGGATGGGCAGAATGGTGTCTTACAGAGGATTCGGAAGTCGCCGTACGGATCCACGCATTAGGTTTTGCAGGCTATTATCTAAAAGAAACCTTTGGTTACGGGTTAATCCCCGAAACATTTGAAAGTTACAAGCTGCAACGTTTTCGGTGGTCAGCAGGCCCTGTTCAACAAATCCAAAAACATTGGCGCCTCTATTTGCCTTGGGCAAAGAACGGTCTTTCATTAGCGCAAAAATTTGGTGAAATTTTTCACAGTTTATCCATTTTCTTTAGTGAATCCTTGAGCTTTCTCATCAATATTCCTATTCTGTGCATATGCTTGTGGTTTGCTATTGTAAAACAGCAGTCCTTCATATTGCCAAAAGCTGTGTTGTGGGCTATCCCTATCGTCTTTATTAAGAATATTCTTAGTAATTGGTTGTCTATCCGCTTACTTGGTGGATCTTGGAAGGAATACCTATTATCGGCTTTAGCGGCGCGATCGCTCATTTTTACGCGGAATGTTGCGTTTTATAAAGCGTGGATGTCAAGTCAATTGACATGGATTCGCACAGATAAATTTAAGGCAAAAACAAGTTTGTGGAGGGCTTTTCTCTCTTGTAAGCAAGAGATCATTTCAGCGATTATTTATGCTGTGATCGCTGTCATTTTAATTCCTTTTATTAGCTTTTGGCCGGCAGATATTATTTTTTTAATTTGGTTAGGAATAGTTAATCAAATTATTTCTTTTTTATGTGCACCAGTTATGGCGTTTCTCTCTGAAAAAAGCATTGAAACATCCCATATTAAATAG
- a CDS encoding heavy metal translocating P-type ATPase: protein MNSEHMQSSRKDNKNLLGTEGYIAILALVCIFLHLIFRFLIPTLSPFALYPLYITLAIGGTILVLGLLSKLLEFNFGSDLLAGISIITAVLLGEYLAGALVVLMLSGGETLENYAIRTASKTLQVLANRAPTIAHLKNDGSFTDLPVEKININDTLLIFPHEICPVDGSVIEGNGVMDESYLTGEPFLISKAPGSTVISGSINGDASLTIKAEKLAGDSRYAKIMQVMSESEQKRPRIRRLADQLGAWYTPIALLIAFAAWFMSGDPIRFLAVLVIATPCPLLIAIPVAIIGSISLSAKRGILVKDPVVLEQIDQCKTMIFDKTGTLTYGKPTLTEETLYNNNSAQDVLKFSACLERYSKHPLASAILEKATHKKIQLIDAEHISEPKGKGLQGIVNGHEVMITSRKYLEQLGLEKEREQLPYSSGLECIIIIDHQLAAHFQFRDAPRTDSKSFVQHLFPKHGFKKTLIISGDREEEVKYLAEAVGINEVYANKSPEEKVKIVLEETKLAKTVYLGDGINDAPALAVATVGIAFGQNSDVTAEAAGAVIMDNTLEKVDEFLHISHRMRTVALQSAVGGMALSLIGMVIAALGYLPPVAGAISQEVIDVLAILNSLRTIWKPKMMTDMPIKAK from the coding sequence ATGAATTCTGAGCATATGCAAAGTTCTAGAAAAGATAACAAAAATTTGCTTGGCACCGAAGGTTATATCGCCATTCTGGCCCTTGTTTGTATCTTCTTACATCTAATCTTTCGCTTTCTCATTCCTACCCTTTCTCCTTTTGCTCTTTACCCCTTGTACATCACGCTCGCAATTGGTGGCACGATTCTAGTCTTAGGCCTTTTATCCAAGTTGCTTGAATTTAATTTTGGCTCCGATTTACTTGCCGGCATATCCATTATTACGGCTGTTCTTCTTGGAGAATATTTAGCAGGTGCCTTAGTAGTGCTCATGCTTTCAGGCGGAGAAACTCTTGAAAACTATGCAATTCGAACAGCATCTAAAACCCTTCAAGTTTTAGCTAACAGAGCCCCTACCATTGCACATCTCAAAAATGACGGCTCTTTCACAGATCTCCCTGTGGAAAAAATTAACATTAACGATACGCTTTTGATTTTTCCTCATGAGATTTGTCCTGTCGATGGCAGTGTGATTGAAGGTAATGGTGTTATGGACGAATCCTACTTAACAGGTGAGCCCTTTTTAATTTCGAAAGCACCTGGATCGACAGTGATATCGGGATCGATTAATGGAGATGCTTCTTTAACCATAAAAGCTGAAAAATTGGCCGGAGATTCCCGCTATGCTAAAATTATGCAGGTTATGTCTGAATCCGAACAAAAACGGCCGCGAATCCGCCGATTAGCAGATCAGCTGGGTGCCTGGTATACGCCCATTGCCCTTTTAATTGCGTTTGCAGCATGGTTTATGAGTGGAGATCCCATACGTTTTTTAGCTGTGCTTGTGATTGCGACCCCCTGCCCGCTGCTTATTGCAATTCCAGTGGCGATTATCGGATCGATCTCTTTAAGCGCTAAACGAGGTATCCTCGTTAAAGATCCGGTTGTTTTAGAACAAATTGATCAATGTAAAACAATGATTTTTGATAAGACAGGCACATTAACTTATGGAAAGCCCACTTTAACTGAAGAAACTCTCTATAACAATAATAGCGCTCAAGATGTTTTAAAATTTTCGGCTTGCTTAGAAAGATATTCCAAACATCCCTTAGCAAGTGCAATTTTAGAAAAAGCCACACACAAAAAAATCCAACTCATAGATGCTGAACACATTAGTGAACCTAAAGGAAAAGGGCTTCAAGGAATTGTCAATGGGCATGAGGTGATGATTACAAGCCGAAAATACCTTGAACAATTAGGTCTCGAAAAAGAAAGAGAGCAACTCCCCTACAGCAGCGGTCTCGAATGTATCATTATTATCGACCACCAACTAGCTGCTCATTTTCAGTTTAGGGATGCTCCAAGAACAGATAGTAAATCATTTGTTCAGCATTTATTTCCTAAGCATGGATTTAAAAAAACGCTCATTATTTCAGGAGATCGAGAAGAAGAGGTCAAGTATTTAGCTGAAGCTGTTGGAATTAATGAAGTCTATGCAAATAAAAGCCCTGAAGAAAAAGTGAAAATTGTTTTAGAAGAAACCAAACTCGCTAAAACAGTTTACTTAGGTGATGGAATAAATGACGCTCCGGCATTAGCCGTGGCTACTGTTGGGATTGCTTTTGGACAGAATAGCGATGTAACTGCCGAGGCTGCAGGGGCTGTGATCATGGACAATACACTCGAGAAAGTCGACGAATTTCTCCATATTAGCCATCGTATGCGTACAGTCGCCTTACAAAGTGCTGTGGGAGGCATGGCTCTCTCTTTAATCGGAATGGTCATCGCGGCCCTTGGTTATTTACCTCCTGTCGCAGGAGCAATCAGTCAGGAAGTTATTGATGTCTTAGCTATTTTGAACTCTCTTAGAACCATTTGGAAACCAAAAATGATGACTGATATGCCAATAAAAGCCAAATAA
- the mgtA gene encoding magnesium-translocating P-type ATPase — MLDTSQSFWSLSIQEILKGIETNLENGLSDAEAKKRLRIYGDNVLKVKKSKGTLQLLFAQFNTPLIYMLLFAAGLSLLLYDRTDALIIFGIIAISTLLSFYQERSAVKAMEQLLKIVQIKAAVIRSAQKKEIPIEEVVPGDIVELHAGDIIPADSYVLEAKDLYVDEATLTGETFYAEKFAKVTPQSAPISKRTNILFMGTHVISGTAKVAVIVTGKNTEFGKISERLSLIPPETEFEHGVRRFGYFLMEVTFVLLIIIFAFNVYLARPLVESLLFALSLSVGLTPQLLPAIITINLAHGAIRMAKSNVIVKKLVSIENFGSMDILCADKTGTLTTGEVKLNKACDFKGVENSKVALYAYLNAFFQTGYTNPIDQALMHGTSQDIHAWKKLDEVPYDFIRKRISILAENENSRFIVTKGAFQQILSICTHVETSPDAIEEIRAWTNDLKKQYITYSKSGFRVLGLAYRKENDISILTAECESQMIFLGFLLFWDPIKEDIATSVDNLKKLGISLKIITGDNRLVALHVAKLLNIPEEKVLTGPQLHQMSDQALLNQVNRKSIFAEIEPNQKERIILALRKTGHVVGFLGDGINDVTALHAADVSISVDSAADAAKEVADIVLMEKNLSVLEEGVKAGRMTFSNTLKYVFMASSANFGNMFSMAGASLFLSFLPLLPKQVLLTNLMTDFPEITIASDNVDKEMIEKPLRWNIGFIRKFMIIFGLISSIFDYATFGVLLWLKASVEEFRTAWFIESVVSATLVVLVIRTFKPFFASLPGKYLLIAVTSVAIMTLFLPIMPFANYLGFTELSMKFYLFITLIVALYIATVEFAKKKFLRKGLNNL, encoded by the coding sequence ATGTTAGATACCTCCCAATCATTTTGGTCTCTTTCAATCCAAGAAATTTTAAAAGGGATTGAAACAAATCTAGAGAATGGGTTGTCTGATGCTGAAGCAAAAAAACGCTTGAGAATCTATGGTGACAACGTTCTTAAAGTCAAAAAAAGTAAAGGCACATTACAACTGCTGTTTGCACAGTTTAATACACCTTTAATTTACATGCTTCTTTTTGCAGCCGGTCTATCTTTGCTGCTTTATGACAGAACGGATGCCTTAATTATTTTTGGCATCATCGCGATAAGTACCTTATTAAGCTTTTACCAAGAAAGAAGTGCTGTAAAAGCAATGGAACAGTTGCTGAAGATCGTCCAGATTAAAGCCGCTGTTATCAGAAGTGCACAAAAAAAAGAAATTCCCATCGAAGAAGTCGTTCCCGGAGATATTGTAGAACTGCATGCAGGCGACATCATTCCTGCTGACAGCTATGTGCTTGAAGCTAAAGATTTGTATGTAGATGAAGCCACATTAACAGGGGAAACGTTTTATGCAGAAAAATTTGCAAAAGTCACTCCGCAAAGTGCACCCATTTCTAAACGAACCAACATTCTTTTTATGGGAACCCATGTGATCAGTGGAACAGCTAAAGTGGCTGTCATCGTAACAGGAAAAAATACGGAATTTGGCAAAATTTCTGAACGACTTTCCTTAATCCCTCCTGAAACAGAATTTGAACATGGAGTGCGTCGTTTTGGTTACTTTTTAATGGAAGTAACATTTGTCCTTTTAATCATTATCTTTGCATTTAATGTATACCTAGCAAGACCTTTAGTCGAATCCTTGTTATTTGCTTTGTCTCTCTCAGTTGGACTAACGCCCCAATTATTGCCCGCAATTATTACAATCAATCTGGCTCATGGGGCAATTCGAATGGCTAAAAGCAATGTCATTGTCAAAAAACTTGTGTCGATTGAAAATTTTGGAAGTATGGACATTCTATGTGCCGATAAAACGGGAACTCTGACGACGGGAGAAGTCAAACTCAATAAAGCTTGTGATTTCAAAGGCGTAGAAAATTCCAAAGTTGCTTTGTATGCTTACCTAAATGCTTTCTTTCAAACTGGATATACAAACCCCATTGACCAGGCTCTTATGCATGGCACTTCACAAGATATTCATGCGTGGAAAAAGTTAGATGAAGTTCCTTACGATTTTATTCGAAAGCGTATCAGTATTTTGGCCGAAAATGAAAACTCACGCTTCATCGTCACAAAAGGGGCTTTCCAACAAATTCTCAGTATTTGCACACATGTTGAAACATCACCCGATGCGATTGAGGAGATACGTGCATGGACTAATGATTTGAAGAAGCAATACATCACATACAGCAAAAGTGGATTTCGTGTCTTAGGGCTGGCATATCGTAAGGAAAACGATATTTCAATTTTAACAGCTGAATGTGAGTCTCAAATGATCTTCTTAGGCTTTTTATTATTTTGGGATCCAATCAAAGAAGATATTGCAACATCTGTCGATAATTTGAAGAAACTTGGTATTTCATTAAAAATCATTACAGGGGACAACCGACTTGTCGCATTACATGTCGCAAAGCTTCTAAATATCCCTGAAGAAAAAGTTTTAACAGGACCACAACTGCATCAAATGAGCGATCAGGCCTTATTAAACCAAGTGAATCGAAAATCCATTTTTGCCGAAATCGAACCCAACCAAAAAGAACGTATCATACTCGCTTTAAGAAAAACAGGGCACGTCGTGGGATTCTTAGGGGATGGAATCAATGATGTGACCGCCCTTCACGCTGCGGATGTCAGCATTTCTGTTGATAGTGCTGCTGATGCGGCCAAAGAAGTCGCAGATATTGTTCTGATGGAAAAAAATTTGTCGGTCCTTGAGGAAGGTGTAAAAGCGGGAAGAATGACATTTTCTAATACACTTAAATACGTATTCATGGCAAGTAGTGCAAACTTCGGCAATATGTTCAGCATGGCGGGAGCCTCTCTTTTCCTTAGCTTTCTTCCTTTATTACCCAAGCAAGTCCTCCTCACAAATTTGATGACAGATTTTCCCGAAATCACGATAGCTTCCGATAATGTAGATAAAGAAATGATCGAAAAACCGTTGCGCTGGAATATTGGGTTTATTCGCAAATTTATGATCATATTTGGACTTATTAGTTCTATTTTTGATTATGCAACTTTTGGCGTTCTTCTATGGCTTAAAGCCTCTGTAGAAGAATTTAGAACGGCTTGGTTTATTGAATCGGTCGTTTCGGCCACATTAGTCGTTCTTGTCATTCGAACGTTTAAACCATTTTTTGCAAGCCTTCCAGGTAAATATTTGTTAATCGCAGTGACGTCAGTCGCCATTATGACTCTTTTCCTTCCCATAATGCCTTTTGCCAATTATTTGGGTTTCACCGAACTCTCCATGAAATTCTATCTTTTTATAACTCTAATTGTGGCTCTCTATATCGCAACTGTTGAATTCGCAAAAAAAAAATTTCTACGAAAAGGCTTAAATAATCTATGA